A single Bosea sp. PAMC 26642 DNA region contains:
- a CDS encoding ABC transporter substrate-binding protein: MSGTTGLNRRTALIGLGAAALASPSIVRAAPLERVSLRLNWVLSGLFSAFYNGRDKGFFSEEGIELTIGEGKGSGVTVQAVAAGGDTFGLADGGSIILGATKGAAVKAVMGIMNTSPYSISMREEVGVKTIKDLVGKTIAVTPGEAGLPLLQAIWAANGIDPASVKLLNVDGSGKLVAILSGRVDGVLAGLESQVVILAQKGLKQTVLKYADLGANTQGVSLFTTVATEQKQPDLVKRMVRAMIRSMKDAEQNPAAVVDAGIKAKPSEDKALFAEQLKVASTLFYAPSDSKKRLGFMMAEDWARTLELMKRYQDLVTDMPADRFYTNAFLPDVA; the protein is encoded by the coding sequence ATGTCAGGAACCACAGGACTTAATCGACGCACCGCGTTGATCGGCCTCGGAGCCGCCGCGCTCGCCAGCCCCTCCATCGTGCGAGCCGCGCCCCTCGAGCGTGTCTCGCTTCGGTTGAATTGGGTGCTGAGCGGCCTGTTCTCGGCCTTCTACAACGGCCGCGACAAGGGCTTCTTCAGTGAAGAAGGCATCGAATTGACCATCGGCGAAGGCAAGGGGTCCGGCGTCACCGTCCAGGCCGTCGCCGCCGGCGGCGACACCTTCGGGCTTGCCGACGGCGGCAGCATCATCCTCGGAGCGACCAAGGGCGCGGCGGTGAAGGCGGTCATGGGCATCATGAACACCTCTCCCTACAGCATATCGATGCGCGAAGAAGTCGGCGTCAAGACGATCAAGGATCTCGTCGGCAAGACGATCGCCGTCACGCCGGGCGAGGCAGGGCTGCCGCTGCTTCAGGCGATCTGGGCCGCCAACGGCATCGATCCGGCTTCCGTCAAGCTCCTCAATGTCGACGGCTCCGGTAAGCTCGTCGCTATCCTCAGCGGTCGCGTCGATGGCGTGCTGGCAGGGCTCGAGAGCCAGGTAGTCATACTGGCGCAGAAGGGTCTGAAGCAAACCGTTCTGAAATATGCCGATCTTGGCGCTAATACCCAGGGCGTGTCGCTCTTCACGACCGTGGCCACTGAGCAGAAGCAGCCTGACCTCGTAAAGCGCATGGTGCGCGCCATGATCCGCTCGATGAAGGATGCCGAGCAGAATCCCGCCGCAGTCGTCGATGCCGGCATCAAGGCCAAACCAAGCGAGGACAAGGCGCTGTTCGCCGAGCAGCTCAAGGTCGCCAGCACCCTGTTCTATGCGCCCAGCGACAGCAAGAAGCGGCTGGGCTTCATGATGGCCGAGGATTGGGCGCGGACGCTCGAGCTGATGAAGCGCTACCAGGATCTCGTCACCGACATGCCGGCCGATCGCTTCTACACGAACGCATTCCTGCCCGACGTCGCCTGA
- a CDS encoding MBL fold metallo-hydrolase, producing MLIGDISVTRIGEFEGPRTKPEVLFPDFDRQTFERHLNWLAPDHYDPTEDRLMASFHSWLIRMPGLTVLVDTCAGNHKERPNNPGFHRLETPWLERLAEAGVAPEQVDIVMCTHLHVDHCGWNTRLRNGHWVPTFPNARYIFSCDELDHADTRRNPRRADDPNAGVFEDSVLPILLSGQASPVAGAHAINDALLIEPAPGHTVGSVTLRLTSAGRQGLFIGDIMHHPIQVYRPDWNSRYCEMPDAAIRTRRRILAESADADIVLLPAHFAAPHAGYVNRSGSNFSFRFADGDGMPRRL from the coding sequence ATGCTGATCGGCGACATCTCCGTGACCCGGATCGGAGAATTCGAAGGACCTCGGACAAAACCCGAGGTCCTGTTTCCGGATTTCGACCGCCAGACCTTCGAACGGCATCTCAACTGGCTGGCACCGGATCATTATGACCCGACGGAAGACCGGCTGATGGCAAGCTTCCACAGCTGGCTGATCCGGATGCCGGGCCTGACAGTGCTGGTGGATACCTGCGCCGGCAATCACAAGGAGCGCCCGAACAATCCGGGCTTCCATCGTCTCGAGACGCCATGGCTGGAGCGACTGGCGGAAGCAGGCGTCGCCCCCGAGCAGGTCGATATCGTCATGTGCACGCATCTCCATGTCGATCATTGCGGCTGGAACACGCGGCTGCGTAACGGCCACTGGGTCCCGACATTCCCCAATGCGCGCTATATCTTTTCCTGCGACGAGCTCGACCATGCGGATACTCGCCGCAACCCGAGGCGCGCCGATGATCCGAACGCAGGTGTGTTCGAGGACAGCGTGCTGCCGATCCTGCTCTCGGGGCAGGCCTCCCCGGTCGCCGGCGCCCATGCGATCAACGACGCTCTCCTGATCGAGCCGGCGCCCGGCCACACCGTCGGCTCCGTAACGCTGCGCCTGACGAGCGCAGGCCGGCAAGGCCTGTTCATCGGCGACATCATGCATCATCCGATTCAGGTGTATCGGCCCGATTGGAACAGCCGCTATTGCGAGATGCCCGATGCTGCCATCAGGACAAGACGACGCATTCTCGCTGAAAGCGCCGATGCCGACATCGTGCTGCTGCCCGCGCATTTTGCCGCTCCCCATGCCGGCTACGTCAACCGAAGCGGCTCGAATTTCAGTTTCCGCTTTGCAGACGGCGATGGCATGCCACGGCGTCTTTGA
- a CDS encoding fumarylacetoacetate hydrolase family protein translates to MKLLRYGPKGREKPAVLDRDGAVRDLSSLAGDITPKTLAAGLIEAVKVADLSKLPILPAGQRIGPCVAESGNFIAVGLNYADHAAETGAEIPKEPILFNKARSCIIGPNDDVQIPPGSEKSDWEVEIAFVIGKTASHVPEADALSYVAGYCICNDVSERAYQIERGGQWMKGKCCPTFGPLGPYLVTTDEVPDPQNLSLWLELNGKKVQDGSTRTMIFPIAHLVSYISQFMILEPGDIVTTGTPPGVGLGMKPPLFLKKGDVMRLGIDGLGVQQQHVI, encoded by the coding sequence ATGAAGTTGCTGCGTTACGGCCCCAAAGGGCGTGAGAAGCCCGCTGTCCTTGATCGCGACGGTGCTGTCCGCGATCTATCGAGCTTGGCTGGAGACATCACGCCGAAGACGCTCGCCGCCGGGCTGATCGAGGCGGTCAAGGTTGCGGATCTTTCAAAACTGCCGATTCTGCCCGCGGGCCAACGTATCGGGCCCTGCGTCGCGGAAAGCGGTAACTTCATCGCGGTTGGTCTCAACTATGCAGACCATGCGGCCGAGACCGGAGCCGAGATTCCCAAAGAGCCGATTCTGTTCAACAAGGCGCGCTCCTGCATCATCGGCCCCAACGACGACGTGCAGATTCCGCCCGGCTCGGAAAAGTCGGATTGGGAAGTCGAGATCGCGTTCGTCATAGGAAAAACGGCGAGTCACGTTCCGGAAGCCGACGCGCTGAGCTACGTCGCCGGTTATTGCATCTGCAACGATGTATCCGAGCGCGCTTACCAGATCGAGCGCGGCGGCCAATGGATGAAGGGCAAGTGCTGTCCGACCTTCGGCCCCCTCGGCCCTTACCTTGTCACCACCGATGAGGTACCCGATCCGCAGAACCTCTCGCTGTGGCTCGAACTCAACGGCAAGAAGGTTCAGGATGGCTCGACGAGGACGATGATCTTCCCGATCGCCCATCTCGTCTCCTACATCAGCCAATTCATGATTCTGGAGCCGGGCGATATCGTCACGACCGGCACGCCGCCAGGCGTCGGCCTCGGCATGAAGCCGCCGCTCTTTCTGAAAAAGGGCGACGTGATGCGGCTTGGCATAGACGGGCTCGGCGTGCAGCAACAGCACGTCATTTGA
- a CDS encoding IclR family transcriptional regulator, translating to MSGFSVSSAERCLTILELLSEEANGLTLSEIAARLGLSVSAAHRLLGVLRTKRYVRQDRLNERYLATPLIAVIGLRVLAATGLSDVCQPILDDLAERTGELVRLSIVQEGHLVWIAKAQGSRSNIRYDPLDVRNLPIYATAAGKVWLATLEPGPAIAAVRAQGFPQAGVGPHAATSIEALMTQLEAVRACDFALVRDELEPEISAVAVAIRIVKPPDELIVGCLSVGGPSFRLDKARLTGFVPALRQAAAELAEVWPLRVLDGATPPQRATIAAQ from the coding sequence ATGTCGGGGTTCAGCGTCAGTTCGGCCGAGCGCTGCCTGACCATTCTCGAACTCCTCTCGGAAGAGGCCAACGGCCTGACGCTGAGCGAGATCGCCGCGCGGCTCGGTCTCTCGGTCAGCGCCGCGCACCGCTTGCTCGGCGTGCTGCGGACCAAGCGCTATGTCAGGCAGGATCGTCTGAACGAGCGCTATCTCGCGACGCCGTTGATCGCGGTCATCGGGCTGCGCGTGCTGGCCGCCACCGGCTTGTCCGACGTCTGCCAGCCGATACTCGACGATCTGGCCGAGCGGACCGGGGAACTCGTGCGCCTGTCGATCGTGCAGGAGGGCCACCTCGTCTGGATCGCCAAGGCGCAGGGCTCGCGCTCGAACATCCGCTACGACCCGCTCGATGTACGCAACCTGCCGATCTATGCGACGGCCGCCGGCAAGGTCTGGCTGGCAACGCTGGAGCCCGGCCCCGCCATCGCGGCCGTGAGGGCGCAGGGGTTTCCACAGGCCGGTGTCGGACCCCATGCGGCGACCTCGATCGAAGCGCTGATGACCCAACTGGAGGCTGTGCGAGCCTGCGATTTCGCCCTCGTGCGCGACGAACTCGAGCCGGAGATATCCGCAGTCGCGGTCGCGATCCGCATCGTTAAGCCCCCGGATGAGCTTATTGTCGGCTGCCTCAGTGTCGGGGGGCCGTCCTTCCGCCTCGACAAAGCGCGTCTGACCGGCTTCGTCCCTGCCCTTCGCCAGGCGGCAGCCGAACTCGCGGAGGTCTGGCCTTTGCGCGTGCTGGATGGGGCGACGCCGCCGCAACGCGCAACGATTGCGGCGCAGTGA
- a CDS encoding FAD-dependent oxidoreductase — MDGHSAAPLRSEFDVIVAGGGVSGAIAAIAAARTGARTLVIEKLNCLGGNFTAGIMGTTWTFNDKEKLVVKGIPLELMQRLDAMGATVSRDITKDMFVIYDTEMAKVVLNDMALEAGVTILFHTFVADVIMEGDRLAGLVVQHKSGREEITAKVVVDASGDADVAARSGAPFDLPAKHKLHPATLMAKLGNVDVEALSQFYEAHPEFHGHYTHGQQYPGFHQFRIGGPLREHYERGELPKAYEYLMDWFILFYSTPRPREIILNMTGATGIDGTDVYDLTRAEIECRKRLLEALDCYRRFIPGFRDAYIVTTGLTVGIRETRRIIGEYMMTKDDIVSMRRFPDAIASYGAPIGHHTSDGKDAEFSLLTSGNSYDFPYRALLPQKIDNLLVAGRCISVAAEGIGSTRNMTSCMATGQSAGTAAALAALAGVTPRALDVRAIQRELLRQGAYIEGVHFNALTAEEAIV; from the coding sequence ATGGACGGGCACTCGGCGGCGCCACTGCGCAGCGAATTCGACGTGATCGTCGCCGGTGGCGGCGTCTCGGGCGCGATCGCCGCCATCGCGGCAGCCAGGACCGGCGCACGTACCCTGGTGATCGAGAAGCTGAACTGTCTCGGCGGCAATTTTACCGCCGGCATCATGGGCACGACCTGGACCTTCAACGACAAGGAAAAGCTCGTCGTCAAAGGCATCCCGCTCGAACTGATGCAGCGGCTCGATGCAATGGGCGCGACCGTCAGCCGTGACATCACCAAGGACATGTTCGTCATCTACGACACCGAGATGGCGAAGGTCGTGCTGAACGACATGGCGCTCGAGGCCGGCGTCACTATCCTGTTTCACACCTTCGTCGCCGACGTGATCATGGAGGGCGACCGGCTCGCCGGCCTCGTCGTGCAGCACAAGTCGGGACGCGAGGAGATAACGGCCAAAGTCGTGGTCGACGCCTCAGGCGATGCCGATGTTGCCGCGCGCTCAGGCGCGCCCTTCGACCTGCCGGCGAAGCACAAGCTCCACCCGGCGACGCTGATGGCCAAGCTCGGCAATGTCGATGTCGAGGCCCTGTCGCAGTTTTACGAGGCCCATCCCGAATTCCACGGCCACTACACCCATGGCCAGCAATATCCCGGCTTCCATCAGTTCCGCATCGGCGGGCCGCTGCGCGAACACTACGAGCGCGGCGAGCTGCCTAAGGCATACGAATACCTGATGGACTGGTTCATCCTGTTCTACTCGACGCCGCGGCCGCGCGAGATCATCCTCAACATGACCGGCGCGACCGGCATTGACGGCACCGACGTCTATGACCTGACGCGCGCCGAGATCGAATGCCGCAAGCGCTTACTCGAGGCACTCGACTGCTACCGGCGCTTCATCCCCGGATTCAGGGACGCCTATATCGTCACGACCGGGCTGACCGTCGGCATCCGCGAGACGCGGCGCATCATCGGCGAATACATGATGACGAAGGACGATATCGTCAGCATGCGCCGTTTCCCCGATGCGATCGCGAGCTATGGCGCGCCGATCGGCCACCACACCTCCGACGGCAAGGATGCCGAGTTTTCGCTGCTGACCTCCGGTAACAGCTACGACTTCCCGTATCGGGCGCTGCTGCCGCAGAAGATCGACAATCTGCTGGTCGCGGGCCGCTGCATCTCGGTCGCGGCCGAGGGCATCGGCTCGACCCGCAACATGACCTCCTGCATGGCGACCGGGCAGTCGGCGGGGACCGCCGCCGCGCTTGCCGCGCTCGCCGGGGTCACCCCGCGCGCGCTTGACGTGCGCGCGATCCAGCGCGAGCTGCTGCGCCAGGGCGCCTATATCGAAGGCGTCCATTTCAATGCGCTGACCGCGGAGGAAGCGATCGTCTGA
- a CDS encoding ABC transporter substrate-binding protein produces the protein MMASRFRTQRRHCLKWLSAAALASWLVAPTMASAQTEIVYWDFIKPGDGSPRGDALARNVEAFQKKYPEIKVKVEVIPPPMIDPNLIQGAAANKTADVLRIDIKYLAKHAQAGSIQPLDKFAGAIDKSDWLLPWDATAIDGKKYGMPYEHRFFALLYRKDILDKAGVTVPMTWDEVCAGAGKINATSVMGYGFGLAQSDNANALLEWVENMIPTGGGKIFDDKGKAVFDDASGKKFFQLIADLTGKCKASSKAVAEFNYNSLTEGLTSGTVAMANLGTHRYLAIRAAGAKDNLAWAPPPSFEPGKPAPVNVTGWNLVMGKAAKNPEAAWKFIEFMTSAEAQLNLAKGGELPSRKSTYADPWFKTPESQFMLGWSDYIAKNGRVGTYPAGWSSFGQILAEATQSIVLQGATPEKALIQAVTTYNKSLGN, from the coding sequence ATGATGGCTTCACGTTTCCGGACACAGCGCAGGCATTGCCTGAAGTGGCTCTCCGCCGCCGCTCTGGCATCTTGGCTGGTCGCGCCGACCATGGCGTCGGCGCAGACCGAGATCGTCTACTGGGACTTCATCAAACCCGGCGACGGCTCGCCGCGCGGCGACGCGCTCGCCCGCAATGTCGAGGCCTTCCAGAAGAAATACCCCGAGATCAAGGTGAAGGTGGAAGTGATTCCGCCGCCGATGATCGACCCCAACCTGATCCAGGGCGCCGCTGCCAACAAGACGGCCGACGTGCTCCGGATCGACATCAAATATCTCGCCAAACACGCGCAGGCCGGCTCGATCCAGCCGCTCGACAAGTTCGCCGGGGCGATCGACAAAAGCGACTGGCTCCTGCCCTGGGACGCCACCGCGATCGACGGCAAGAAATACGGCATGCCCTATGAGCACCGCTTCTTCGCGCTGCTCTACCGCAAGGACATTCTCGACAAGGCCGGCGTCACGGTGCCGATGACCTGGGACGAGGTCTGCGCCGGCGCCGGCAAGATCAACGCGACATCGGTGATGGGCTACGGCTTCGGCCTCGCCCAGAGCGACAATGCCAACGCGCTGCTGGAATGGGTCGAGAACATGATCCCGACCGGCGGCGGCAAGATATTCGACGATAAGGGCAAGGCCGTCTTCGACGATGCCTCGGGCAAGAAGTTCTTCCAGCTGATCGCGGACCTGACAGGCAAGTGCAAGGCAAGTAGCAAGGCGGTTGCCGAGTTCAACTACAACTCGCTGACCGAGGGCCTGACCTCGGGAACCGTGGCGATGGCCAATCTCGGCACGCATCGCTATCTAGCGATCCGCGCCGCCGGCGCCAAGGATAATCTCGCATGGGCGCCACCACCGAGCTTCGAGCCCGGTAAGCCGGCTCCGGTCAACGTCACCGGCTGGAACCTCGTAATGGGCAAGGCCGCGAAGAATCCCGAGGCCGCCTGGAAGTTCATCGAGTTCATGACTTCGGCCGAGGCGCAGCTCAACCTCGCCAAGGGCGGCGAACTGCCGAGCCGGAAATCGACCTATGCCGATCCCTGGTTCAAGACGCCGGAGTCGCAGTTCATGCTCGGCTGGTCCGACTATATCGCCAAGAACGGGCGCGTCGGTACCTACCCCGCCGGCTGGTCGAGCTTCGGGCAGATCTTGGCCGAGGCGACCCAGTCGATCGTCCTTCAGGGCGCGACGCCTGAGAAGGCGTTGATCCAGGCTGTGACGACCTACAACAAATCACTGGGCAACTGA
- a CDS encoding carbohydrate ABC transporter permease: MNSTRTLPYALLAPALIVVGAISFYPIFYAVDISLHRTEFMQKLAFVGLQNYWRLLESNDFLRAVVTSLKFALGSLLLTIPLGMLFALMLNRNIRFRAAFRTILFIPWTLSQSVTAMLWLWVLNPSFGPAKHILDQLGISQANFLSNPDWAMTIICLVNTWMSYPLPTVLFLAALQTVPKELYEAAHLDGCNTVQSFRHVTLPSIKATVMTTTIMVTLQFFNTVTLIYVLTGGGPLGNTRTLSLLVFLDGFFNFKVAAAAAVGMVIFALNVVFSLSYIRVLRQSHLE, translated from the coding sequence ATGAACAGCACACGCACCTTGCCTTATGCCCTTCTGGCGCCGGCACTGATCGTCGTCGGCGCGATCTCGTTCTACCCGATCTTCTACGCCGTCGACATCAGCCTGCACCGCACCGAGTTCATGCAGAAGCTCGCCTTCGTGGGGCTGCAGAACTACTGGCGCCTGCTCGAGAGCAACGACTTCCTGCGCGCCGTCGTCACCTCGCTGAAATTCGCGCTCGGCTCGCTGCTGCTGACGATCCCGCTCGGCATGCTGTTTGCGCTCATGCTGAACCGCAACATCCGCTTCCGCGCCGCCTTCCGGACGATCCTGTTCATCCCCTGGACGCTGTCGCAATCGGTCACGGCAATGCTCTGGCTATGGGTGCTGAACCCCTCCTTCGGGCCAGCCAAACACATCCTCGACCAGCTCGGCATTTCGCAGGCCAATTTCCTGTCGAACCCGGACTGGGCGATGACCATCATCTGCCTGGTCAACACATGGATGAGCTATCCGCTGCCAACCGTGCTGTTCCTGGCCGCGCTCCAGACCGTGCCGAAGGAACTCTACGAGGCCGCCCATCTCGACGGCTGCAACACCGTTCAGAGCTTCCGGCACGTCACCTTGCCATCGATCAAGGCGACGGTGATGACCACAACAATCATGGTCACGCTGCAGTTCTTCAACACGGTGACGCTGATCTATGTGCTGACCGGCGGCGGCCCGCTCGGCAATACGCGCACGCTCAGCCTGCTCGTCTTCCTCGACGGCTTCTTCAACTTCAAGGTCGCGGCCGCCGCGGCGGTCGGCATGGTCATCTTCGCGCTGAACGTCGTCTTCAGCCTGTCCTATATCCGCGTCCTGCGGCAGTCCCATCTGGAGTGA